One Candidatus Roseilinea sp. genomic region harbors:
- a CDS encoding transporter, translating to MLKYNLLHPEILEALGGAGHGSKILIADGNYPFSTRAYPAARRVYLNLAPGLVNAVEVLRVLVGAIPIEAADIMLTAEGTEAPIIAEFRALLPKDVPVRGHERFAFYDLCRDPDTALVIATGEQRVYANILLTVGVVKP from the coding sequence ATGTTGAAGTACAACCTGCTCCACCCCGAAATTCTCGAAGCGCTTGGCGGAGCCGGCCACGGCTCCAAAATCCTCATTGCCGACGGCAACTACCCGTTCAGCACGCGAGCTTATCCGGCGGCGCGGCGCGTGTACCTTAACCTGGCGCCGGGCTTGGTGAACGCTGTGGAGGTGCTGCGCGTGTTGGTGGGGGCCATCCCCATCGAGGCCGCCGACATCATGCTCACGGCTGAGGGGACGGAGGCGCCGATCATCGCCGAGTTTCGGGCGCTCTTGCCGAAGGATGTGCCGGTGCGCGGTCACGAACGCTTTGCGTTCTATGATCTTTGCCGCGACCCCGACACGGCGCTGGTCATCGCCACCGGCGAACAGCGCGTCTACGCCAACATCCTGCTCACAGTCGGCGTAGTGAAGCCGTGA
- a CDS encoding glycosyl transferase family 1, which translates to MHIVLGAYLLSGAPGYRQAGVHRYAQHLLRGIASVAARHPEVRFTALISPTVAPQGLSTTDARLTFLPASRSTERPLSRILVEQTETPRVLRERRADLYHGLGFVAPLRAPCPAVVTVFDLSFITQPQAHKRANRLYLSLFTRWSCRRAARVIAISEWTKRDVAQHFGVAPEKVIAIPLGVDHDLFKPQPPEAVAAFKAQHGIGDHAIFYLGSLEPRKNLPRLIEAFSVLNAQSSFSHLQLFVGGSLAWKYDEVFARIRQFGLQDRVRLIGRVSEADLPRWYSACAVMAYPSLYEGFGLPPLEAMACGAPVVTSNVTSLPEVVGEAGITVDPTDVRALAEALHRVLSDDALRAALRAKSLARAAQFTWQQTAERTVACYLDAVK; encoded by the coding sequence ATGCACATCGTCCTCGGCGCGTATCTGCTCAGCGGCGCGCCCGGCTACCGACAGGCCGGCGTGCATCGGTATGCGCAGCATCTCTTACGGGGAATTGCCAGCGTCGCTGCGCGTCATCCGGAGGTGCGCTTCACGGCGCTCATCAGCCCCACGGTTGCGCCTCAGGGCCTGTCAACGACCGATGCGCGACTGACGTTCCTCCCCGCCTCGCGTAGCACCGAACGTCCGCTCAGCCGTATCCTCGTCGAGCAAACCGAGACGCCCCGCGTGCTGCGCGAACGCAGAGCCGACTTGTACCACGGCCTGGGCTTCGTCGCGCCGCTGCGCGCGCCGTGCCCCGCGGTGGTCACCGTCTTCGATCTGAGCTTCATCACGCAGCCGCAAGCGCACAAGCGTGCGAACCGCCTCTACCTATCGCTGTTCACGCGCTGGTCGTGCCGGCGCGCCGCCCGCGTGATCGCCATCAGCGAGTGGACCAAGCGCGACGTGGCGCAGCACTTTGGCGTTGCGCCGGAGAAGGTCATCGCCATCCCGCTCGGCGTGGACCACGACCTCTTCAAGCCCCAGCCGCCGGAGGCCGTGGCGGCCTTCAAGGCGCAGCACGGCATCGGCGATCACGCCATCTTCTACCTGGGCAGCCTAGAGCCGCGCAAAAACCTCCCCCGCCTGATCGAAGCTTTCTCCGTCCTGAATGCGCAATCGTCGTTCTCCCATCTCCAGTTGTTCGTGGGCGGGAGCTTGGCCTGGAAGTACGACGAAGTGTTCGCGCGCATCCGGCAATTCGGCCTCCAGGATCGCGTCCGGCTGATCGGTCGCGTGAGCGAGGCCGACCTGCCGAGATGGTATAGCGCATGCGCCGTCATGGCCTATCCGTCGTTGTATGAAGGCTTCGGTTTACCGCCGTTGGAGGCCATGGCGTGCGGCGCGCCGGTCGTCACGTCGAACGTCACGTCGCTGCCGGAGGTCGTCGGCGAAGCCGGCATCACGGTGGACCCCACCGACGTTCGCGCGCTCGCCGAGGCGCTGCATCGCGTGCTGAGCGACGATGCGTTGCGCGCTGCACTGCGTGCGAAGTCGCTGGCGCGCGCAGCCCAGTTCACCTGGCAACAGACGGCCGAGCGGACGGTGGCATGTTATCTCGACGCCGTAAAATGA
- a CDS encoding ABC transporter permease, giving the protein MSKIQLIAWHEFKRHVLRRRFIGILLMPLIILVIAMVSGFISASAAARFESGAIGYVDPDGALRQVTNPPDAAFTFTRFDDEASARAALKRGDITAYLVLAPNFLSSGDVRLIYWEDEPSSDELVRAFERYRNAQLLAGQPASVAQRVLEGSRFSFETLDRAPMMRDDALPSFLLPLVFTLLFITAAFGSSQYFMQAVLDEKENRTMEVVITSVTPTQLMAGKVFGLSAVGLLQVAIWSIAAFVALSVLRPQLPFLYSISLEPGFIVLALVLFALYYVMLGAFLAAIGSMVVDAKQGQNYASPIMLIAAIPLFFLVVIWFDPNGAFAVILSLIPLTSPLTLLMRYGMVSVPAWQIVLALVLLAAGAAGAIWLAGRIFRIGILRFDKGVKWSELASSIRF; this is encoded by the coding sequence ATGTCAAAGATTCAGTTGATCGCCTGGCACGAGTTTAAGCGCCATGTCCTTCGGCGGCGCTTCATCGGCATACTGCTGATGCCGTTGATCATCCTGGTGATCGCAATGGTGAGCGGCTTCATCAGCGCGTCGGCAGCGGCGCGCTTCGAGAGCGGCGCGATCGGCTACGTTGATCCGGACGGCGCGCTCCGGCAGGTGACGAATCCGCCGGACGCCGCGTTTACCTTTACGCGCTTCGACGACGAAGCAAGCGCACGCGCTGCGCTGAAGCGCGGAGATATCACCGCCTATCTGGTGCTCGCGCCGAACTTCCTCAGCAGCGGCGATGTGCGACTGATCTACTGGGAGGACGAGCCGAGCAGCGATGAATTGGTTCGGGCGTTCGAGCGCTATCGCAACGCGCAACTGCTCGCCGGCCAACCCGCATCCGTTGCCCAGCGCGTGCTGGAAGGATCGCGCTTCTCCTTCGAGACGCTGGATCGCGCCCCCATGATGCGCGACGACGCCCTCCCTTCTTTCTTGCTCCCCCTGGTGTTCACCCTACTCTTCATCACGGCAGCCTTCGGCAGCTCGCAGTACTTCATGCAGGCAGTGCTGGATGAAAAGGAGAACCGCACGATGGAGGTGGTGATCACCTCGGTGACGCCCACGCAACTGATGGCCGGCAAGGTGTTCGGCCTAAGTGCGGTCGGCCTGCTGCAGGTGGCGATCTGGTCTATCGCTGCATTCGTCGCGCTATCGGTGCTGCGCCCGCAACTGCCCTTTCTGTACAGCATCTCGCTTGAACCGGGGTTCATCGTGCTCGCCTTGGTGCTGTTCGCGCTGTACTACGTGATGCTCGGCGCCTTCCTGGCCGCCATCGGCTCGATGGTCGTGGACGCCAAGCAGGGGCAGAACTACGCTTCGCCCATCATGCTGATCGCCGCGATCCCGCTCTTCTTCCTTGTGGTGATCTGGTTCGACCCGAACGGCGCCTTTGCGGTGATCCTGAGCCTGATCCCGCTCACCTCGCCACTTACGCTGTTGATGCGCTATGGCATGGTGAGCGTGCCGGCATGGCAGATCGTCCTCGCGTTGGTGCTGCTTGCGGCCGGCGCCGCCGGCGCGATCTGGCTGGCCGGGCGCATCTTCCGCATCGGCATACTGCGCTTCGACAAGGGCGTGAAATGGAGCGAGCTGGCATCGAGCATTCGGTTCTGA
- a CDS encoding aldehyde dehydrogenase: MEKLHYINGQFTRGASTEVIAIDNPANGQIIGHVPLGTAEDVDAAVRAAKDAFDAWKRVSASEKAELLHEASRKMRAHAHELIELLTREEGKPLSENEEEVVWTYSTFDYYAELGRHSRGRVLPSTEDGVLNMVIKEPYGVVGCIVPWNYPLLLLAWKVAPALAAGNTVVIKPSEMTPLTALQLCEIAFDHLPPGVVNVVTGDGRTGEALVRHPDVPMIAFTGSLSTGQKIASIAAPMMKKTHFELGGKDAFVIADDADPELAARAVAYAALINAGQVCTSTERVYVPQRLAARFTDQLVDLVKSLRLGDGMDADTDIGPMIGDKYRQKVMDHIADAQAKGARVLTGGRAPDRPGYFHEPTVLVDVNHSMKIMTEETFGPAIPLMTYDSFDEAIRLANDSIYGLGACLYTSDAKKARRFFEDVKAGTIWINDPLTDNYAGPFGGMKYTGGGRELGEEGLDEFRETKHVHWDIEARPKPWWLPYHK, encoded by the coding sequence ATGGAGAAACTGCATTACATTAACGGTCAATTTACCCGAGGCGCCAGCACAGAGGTCATCGCCATAGACAACCCGGCCAATGGCCAGATCATCGGCCACGTGCCGCTGGGCACGGCAGAAGATGTGGACGCCGCCGTGCGCGCGGCCAAAGATGCGTTCGACGCCTGGAAGCGCGTCAGCGCGAGCGAGAAAGCCGAACTGCTGCACGAGGCCAGCCGCAAGATGCGCGCTCATGCCCACGAGCTCATCGAGCTGCTCACGCGCGAGGAGGGCAAACCCCTCAGCGAAAACGAGGAGGAGGTCGTCTGGACATACTCCACCTTCGACTACTACGCCGAACTGGGCCGGCATTCGCGCGGCCGCGTGCTGCCGAGCACCGAGGACGGCGTGCTGAACATGGTGATCAAGGAGCCGTACGGCGTGGTGGGTTGCATCGTGCCGTGGAACTATCCGCTGCTGTTGCTGGCTTGGAAGGTCGCGCCGGCGCTGGCCGCCGGCAACACCGTCGTCATCAAGCCCAGCGAGATGACGCCGCTCACTGCGCTGCAACTGTGTGAGATTGCCTTCGATCATCTGCCCCCCGGCGTAGTCAACGTCGTGACGGGCGATGGACGCACCGGCGAGGCGCTGGTGCGTCATCCGGATGTGCCGATGATCGCCTTCACCGGCTCGCTGAGCACCGGTCAAAAGATCGCCAGCATCGCTGCGCCGATGATGAAGAAGACGCACTTCGAGCTGGGGGGCAAGGACGCCTTCGTGATTGCCGATGACGCCGACCCCGAGCTGGCCGCGCGCGCCGTGGCTTACGCCGCGCTGATCAACGCCGGCCAGGTATGCACCAGCACCGAGCGCGTCTACGTGCCCCAGCGCCTGGCAGCGCGCTTCACCGATCAACTGGTGGACCTGGTGAAATCACTCCGCTTAGGCGACGGCATGGATGCCGACACCGACATTGGCCCGATGATCGGCGACAAGTATCGGCAGAAAGTCATGGATCACATCGCCGATGCCCAAGCCAAGGGCGCCCGCGTGTTGACCGGTGGGCGCGCGCCGGATCGCCCCGGCTATTTTCACGAGCCGACGGTGCTGGTGGACGTCAACCACAGCATGAAGATCATGACCGAGGAGACGTTCGGGCCGGCCATCCCGCTGATGACCTATGACAGCTTCGATGAGGCGATTCGACTGGCCAACGACAGCATCTACGGCCTGGGCGCCTGCCTCTACACCAGCGACGCCAAGAAGGCGCGCCGCTTCTTCGAGGATGTGAAAGCCGGCACGATTTGGATCAACGACCCGCTGACCGACAACTACGCCGGCCCGTTCGGCGGGATGAAATACACCGGCGGCGGGCGCGAGCTGGGCGAAGAGGGACTGGACGAGTTCCGCGAGACCAAGCACGTGCACTGGGACATCGAGGCGCGTCCCAAGCCGTGGTGGCTGCCGTATCACAAATAG
- a CDS encoding DNA-binding response regulator — MSRLRLILVDDHEVVRIGLRTLLARHPDFEVVDEAATGQEAVRKALMHRPDIVIMDVRLSGMSGIEACREITQAAPNIKVIMLTSYGDDDTLFESIAAGASGYVLKQIGSDELIRSIENVGRGEASLDPTTTSRVFARMREIARKREESAFALLTEQELRVLAHLAEGRTNREIADLLVLGEGTVRNYVSSIFAKLHVNNRAEAAAYAAAHNIRDYL; from the coding sequence ATGTCGAGGCTGCGCTTGATCTTAGTGGATGACCACGAAGTTGTGCGGATCGGGCTGCGCACGTTACTGGCGCGCCACCCCGACTTCGAGGTCGTGGACGAAGCAGCGACCGGCCAGGAGGCCGTGCGCAAAGCGCTGATGCACCGGCCGGACATCGTTATCATGGACGTCCGGCTGAGCGGCATGAGCGGCATCGAGGCCTGCCGCGAGATCACCCAAGCCGCGCCGAATATCAAGGTCATCATGCTCACGTCCTACGGCGACGACGACACGTTATTCGAGAGCATCGCCGCCGGGGCGTCAGGCTATGTGCTCAAGCAGATCGGCAGCGACGAGCTGATCCGCTCGATCGAGAACGTGGGCCGGGGCGAAGCGTCGCTGGACCCGACGACGACATCGCGGGTGTTCGCCCGCATGCGCGAGATCGCCCGCAAGCGCGAAGAGAGCGCGTTTGCGTTGCTCACCGAGCAAGAGCTGCGCGTGCTGGCGCATCTGGCCGAGGGCCGCACCAACCGCGAGATCGCCGACCTCCTGGTGTTGGGCGAGGGCACGGTGCGCAACTACGTCAGCAGCATCTTTGCCAAGCTGCACGTGAACAACCGCGCGGAGGCGGCGGCTTACGCCGCAGCGCACAACATTCGAGATTACCTGTAG
- a CDS encoding starvation-sensing protein RspA, translating to MPITITNIKCILTAPAGIGLAVVKVETSDAGLYGVGCATFTQRLTLVKAAVEDYLRPLLIGRDVSRIEDIWQLCYQNSYWRNGPALNNAISGVDQALWDIKGKLANMPLYDLLGGKSRDGVAVYRHADGRDPQEVLDNVYRLKEQGVMYIRCQLGGYGGLAKQDNALGSRAKRTARKKERPYNNVGVYGGIKGQARSPEGALPGEYYDPDVYVLSVERMFDYIRSKIGFETPLLHDVHERLPPIEAVRFAKRLEPYRLFFLEDALAPEDIEWFRRIRQHAAVPLAMGELFTHPLEWKPLIVEQLIDFIRVHISNIGGITPARKLAALCEAFGVRTAWHGPGDVSPVGHAANVHLDLHLHNFGIQEFSGFPDPLPEVFPGCPELRNGYLYANDKPGLGIDVDEKRAAKYPIHGDVGQFKGGVIYWTQSRLPDGTLWRP from the coding sequence ATGCCGATTACGATCACGAACATCAAGTGCATCCTGACCGCGCCGGCCGGCATCGGCCTGGCCGTGGTCAAAGTCGAAACCTCCGACGCCGGACTCTATGGCGTCGGGTGCGCCACCTTCACCCAGCGCCTCACGCTGGTCAAGGCCGCGGTAGAGGATTATCTTCGGCCGCTGCTGATCGGGCGCGACGTCTCGCGCATCGAGGACATCTGGCAACTGTGCTATCAGAATAGTTACTGGCGCAATGGGCCGGCGCTGAACAACGCCATCAGCGGCGTAGATCAGGCGCTGTGGGACATCAAGGGCAAACTGGCAAACATGCCGCTCTATGACCTGCTGGGCGGCAAAAGCCGGGATGGCGTGGCCGTCTATCGCCATGCCGACGGGCGCGACCCGCAGGAGGTGTTGGACAACGTCTATCGCCTCAAGGAGCAGGGCGTCATGTACATCCGTTGCCAGCTCGGCGGCTACGGCGGGCTGGCCAAGCAGGACAACGCCCTCGGCAGTCGTGCGAAGCGCACGGCGCGCAAGAAGGAGAGACCCTACAACAACGTCGGCGTATACGGCGGCATCAAGGGTCAGGCGCGCAGCCCTGAAGGCGCGCTGCCGGGCGAATACTATGACCCCGACGTATACGTGCTGTCGGTCGAGAGGATGTTCGACTACATCCGTAGCAAGATCGGGTTCGAGACGCCGCTGCTGCACGACGTGCACGAACGCTTGCCGCCGATCGAGGCGGTGCGCTTCGCGAAGCGGTTGGAGCCTTATCGGCTCTTCTTCCTAGAAGATGCCCTGGCGCCGGAGGATATCGAGTGGTTCCGGCGAATCCGGCAGCACGCTGCCGTGCCGCTGGCCATGGGCGAGTTGTTCACCCATCCGCTGGAGTGGAAGCCGTTGATCGTGGAGCAACTGATTGACTTCATCCGCGTACACATCAGCAACATCGGTGGAATCACGCCGGCGCGCAAGCTGGCGGCGCTGTGCGAGGCCTTCGGCGTGCGCACGGCCTGGCACGGGCCGGGGGATGTGTCGCCGGTCGGCCATGCCGCCAATGTGCATCTCGACCTGCACCTGCACAACTTCGGCATCCAAGAGTTCAGCGGCTTCCCCGACCCGCTGCCGGAGGTGTTCCCCGGCTGCCCTGAGCTGCGCAATGGCTATCTCTACGCAAACGATAAACCTGGCCTGGGCATTGACGTTGACGAGAAAAGAGCTGCGAAATATCCCATCCACGGCGATGTGGGACAGTTCAAGGGCGGTGTGATCTACTGGACGCAGAGCCGGCTGCCGGATGGCACGCTCTGGCGGCCATGA
- a CDS encoding two-component sensor histidine kinase codes for MVDQLKVFFTINDSIVQFVHGQVFFSLAVMMGVQWFMQRSRLELARALPWLAAFGALEAVAVWGNAFIPLQERLLPPDTIQNLRFLQLLVHLLTFATLLGFGLRLSEPAVPSWAAVYVPLVVVLVATAILATNRALTRGVDMVNNATVEALLRYALCLPSALLVAYGLRLQAGRLVGPLKNQRLISVLRVAGFGFIFYALVEGVFAPAAPIFPANVINSAQIFQITGVPIGIYRSIVGAVIALFLFLSLDAFRIEADRLNEKLQQQQFLMTERERISRDLHDGTIQSIYAAGLMVDDARHTIEQLAAQSDNGAGPLVERAREQLGAVLAVLNKTNEEIRSYIYDLRRSVAGDEDLARGLLDIVTEFRIRTAIPTDWNVEGCGTVYFSPEQRQHIYQIVREALSNIARHASATHAQVELRYDPCHNHAGAQVVRVQIRDNGRGIVQPVIRTGRGLLNMRERAALLNADFNLESEPGKGTTVTLVIPQVGGK; via the coding sequence GTGGTTGACCAGCTTAAAGTCTTCTTCACGATCAACGACTCGATCGTGCAATTCGTGCACGGCCAGGTCTTCTTCTCGCTGGCGGTGATGATGGGCGTGCAATGGTTTATGCAGCGCAGCCGGCTCGAACTCGCCCGCGCCCTGCCCTGGCTAGCGGCGTTCGGCGCGCTGGAGGCGGTTGCCGTGTGGGGCAACGCTTTCATCCCATTGCAAGAACGCCTGTTGCCGCCGGATACCATCCAGAACTTGCGCTTCCTGCAATTGTTGGTGCACCTATTGACCTTTGCCACATTGCTCGGCTTCGGCCTGCGACTGAGCGAACCGGCCGTGCCTTCCTGGGCTGCAGTGTATGTGCCACTGGTGGTGGTGCTGGTCGCGACGGCCATCCTGGCCACGAACCGCGCGTTGACCCGCGGCGTGGACATGGTCAACAACGCCACGGTCGAAGCGCTGCTGCGCTATGCGCTGTGTTTGCCATCGGCGCTGCTGGTCGCCTATGGCTTGCGCTTGCAAGCCGGCCGCCTGGTCGGCCCGCTTAAGAATCAGCGCTTAATCAGCGTGCTGCGCGTGGCCGGCTTCGGTTTCATCTTCTACGCGCTGGTGGAGGGCGTGTTTGCGCCGGCGGCGCCGATCTTCCCCGCCAACGTCATCAACAGTGCGCAGATCTTCCAGATCACCGGTGTGCCAATCGGCATCTACCGCAGCATCGTTGGCGCCGTCATTGCGCTGTTTCTGTTCCTGTCGCTAGACGCCTTCCGGATCGAGGCTGACCGGCTGAACGAGAAGCTGCAGCAGCAGCAATTTTTGATGACCGAGCGCGAACGCATCAGCCGCGATCTGCACGATGGCACAATTCAGTCCATTTACGCTGCCGGGCTGATGGTGGACGATGCGCGACACACGATTGAACAACTGGCTGCGCAATCCGACAATGGCGCCGGCCCGCTGGTCGAACGCGCGCGAGAACAGTTAGGCGCCGTATTGGCGGTGCTGAACAAGACCAATGAGGAGATACGCAGCTACATTTACGATCTGCGCCGCTCGGTGGCTGGAGATGAAGACTTGGCGCGCGGCTTGCTCGACATCGTGACCGAGTTCCGGATTCGCACCGCGATCCCGACCGACTGGAACGTCGAGGGATGCGGCACAGTCTACTTCTCCCCTGAGCAGCGTCAACACATATACCAGATCGTGCGTGAAGCGCTGAGCAATATCGCACGGCACGCCTCGGCCACGCACGCGCAAGTGGAGCTGCGATACGACCCCTGCCATAATCACGCCGGCGCACAAGTCGTGCGGGTGCAAATTCGCGATAATGGGCGGGGGATTGTCCAACCGGTCATACGCACCGGGCGCGGGCTGTTGAACATGCGCGAGCGCGCCGCGCTCCTGAACGCGGACTTCAACCTGGAAAGCGAACCAGGCAAAGGCACGACGGTGACTCTGGTGATCCCACAGGTGGGAGGTAAGTGA
- a CDS encoding ABC transporter ATP-binding protein, producing MTTMNGAAVSVSGLAKAFGQAQAVRDVSFDVHRGEIFGLLGPNGAGKTTTLRMILDIYKPDRGEINVLGGPMTEAKKARIGYLPEERGLYKDLRVEECVLYLAELKGLSRQEARRRADACFERLGLAAEKRKKVSEFSKGMQQKVQIITALIHAPELIIIDEPFSGLDPVNTRLVQDLLLEEHRKGTTIIISTHQMHQVEAMCDRIVLIDKGTSVLYGSVDEIRRQYADNAVRVTARGELPHLPGVVETSRKGNTHTLSLPSDMDPQALLAQLATAPGLKIEAFELALPTMDDIFVRVVSGKRT from the coding sequence ATGACGACGATGAACGGCGCGGCCGTCTCGGTCTCCGGCCTGGCCAAGGCGTTCGGGCAGGCGCAGGCCGTGCGCGATGTGAGCTTCGATGTGCATCGTGGCGAAATCTTCGGCTTGCTCGGCCCGAACGGCGCCGGCAAGACCACCACGCTCCGCATGATCCTCGACATCTACAAGCCCGACCGCGGCGAGATCAATGTGCTCGGCGGGCCGATGACCGAAGCCAAGAAGGCGCGTATTGGCTACTTGCCGGAGGAGCGCGGCCTCTACAAAGATTTGCGCGTCGAAGAGTGCGTGCTGTATCTGGCCGAGCTGAAGGGTCTCTCGCGCCAGGAAGCCCGCCGGCGTGCCGATGCCTGCTTCGAGCGATTGGGCTTGGCCGCCGAGAAACGTAAGAAAGTGAGCGAGTTCAGCAAAGGCATGCAACAAAAGGTGCAGATCATCACGGCGCTGATTCACGCGCCGGAACTCATCATCATTGACGAACCGTTCAGCGGCCTCGACCCGGTCAATACACGGCTGGTGCAGGACCTCCTGCTCGAAGAGCATCGCAAAGGCACGACGATCATCATTTCCACACACCAGATGCACCAGGTCGAGGCAATGTGCGACCGCATCGTGCTGATTGACAAGGGCACGTCGGTGCTCTACGGCAGCGTGGACGAGATTCGCCGGCAGTACGCAGACAACGCCGTGCGGGTCACGGCACGCGGCGAACTGCCACACCTCCCCGGCGTGGTGGAGACCAGTCGCAAGGGCAACACGCATACCCTCTCTCTGCCCAGCGACATGGACCCCCAAGCGCTGTTGGCGCAGTTGGCGACCGCGCCGGGCTTGAAGATCGAGGCGTTCGAGCTGGCCCTCCCCACGATGGACGACATCTTCGTGCGGGTGGTGTCGGGGAAACGCACGTAG
- a CDS encoding sulfurtransferase TusE, with product MTTRVISGKTVQVNEEGFLLSPDEWTKEIAIEIAKEEGIPELTPQHWKVIEWCRQNAVNGRSPTLRQITAGTGISTKEMFALFPKGPAKKVAHIAGLGKPEGCV from the coding sequence ATGACGACGCGAGTGATTTCAGGCAAGACCGTTCAGGTGAACGAGGAGGGCTTTCTCCTCTCGCCGGACGAATGGACCAAAGAGATCGCCATCGAGATAGCGAAAGAAGAGGGCATCCCGGAGCTGACGCCGCAGCACTGGAAGGTGATCGAGTGGTGCCGCCAGAACGCCGTGAACGGGCGCTCGCCGACGCTGCGACAGATCACCGCCGGCACCGGCATCAGCACCAAGGAAATGTTCGCGCTCTTCCCCAAAGGCCCCGCGAAGAAGGTGGCGCACATCGCCGGGCTGGGCAAGCCGGAAGGGTGCGTATAG
- the purB gene encoding adenylosuccinate lyase — MTVETFTSPFSQRYGSEAMRAIWSEHYKRRLWRRIWVALAEAQCELGIVSREQADDLRAHMEEVTEASIARALAIEREIHHDLMAEVRAYAEQCPVGGGIIHLGATSMDIEDNADALRLREAMNRVHASLIELIRTLAGKVLQYADLPAMAFTHLQPAEPTTVGYRLAQYLQDLLIDLDEVERVRDDIKGKGFKGAVGTSASYAELLEPSAGRSEIGRSEIGRSEIGDLSSGLQSLEQRVLAKLGLAAFPVTTQTYPRKQDWRVMNALAGIAQSLYKFAFDLRILQSPPIGEWSEPFGAKQVGSSAMPFKRNPINAEKIDSLARLVAALPRVAWDNAAHSLLERTLDDSANRRAMLPEAFLAVDEMLAVALRIIRDLCVNEAQIACAMRIYGPFAATERLLMAVTKAGANRQEMHERIREHALAAWAKVSAGAPNPLVASLCADAQITRYISPEAARALLDASDYVGDAPQRARDLARTALRRIGDGDA, encoded by the coding sequence ATGACCGTCGAGACATTTACTTCGCCTTTCTCCCAACGCTACGGGAGCGAGGCTATGCGCGCGATCTGGAGCGAACATTACAAGCGGCGGCTCTGGCGCCGAATCTGGGTGGCGCTGGCCGAGGCCCAGTGCGAGCTGGGCATCGTCTCACGTGAGCAAGCGGATGACCTGCGCGCGCATATGGAGGAGGTGACCGAAGCCAGCATCGCCCGCGCGCTCGCGATCGAGCGCGAGATCCACCACGACTTGATGGCCGAAGTGCGCGCTTACGCCGAGCAGTGCCCGGTCGGCGGCGGCATCATCCACCTCGGTGCGACTTCGATGGACATCGAAGACAACGCCGATGCGTTGCGCCTGCGCGAAGCGATGAACCGGGTGCACGCTTCGCTGATCGAGCTGATCCGAACGCTGGCCGGCAAGGTGCTGCAATATGCCGATTTGCCGGCCATGGCCTTCACCCACCTGCAGCCGGCCGAACCGACCACCGTCGGCTATCGCCTGGCGCAGTATCTGCAGGACCTGCTCATAGACCTCGATGAGGTCGAACGCGTCCGGGATGACATCAAGGGCAAAGGGTTCAAAGGCGCCGTGGGCACATCGGCGTCGTATGCGGAGCTGTTGGAACCGAGCGCGGGGAGATCGGAGATTGGGAGATCGGAGATTGGGAGATCGGAGATTGGAGATTTATCTTCCGGTCTCCAATCTCTCGAACAACGTGTGCTCGCCAAACTCGGCCTCGCTGCTTTCCCGGTGACTACCCAGACCTATCCACGTAAGCAGGACTGGCGCGTGATGAACGCGCTGGCCGGCATAGCGCAGTCGCTCTACAAATTCGCCTTCGATCTGCGCATTTTGCAGTCGCCGCCGATCGGCGAATGGAGCGAACCGTTTGGCGCGAAGCAGGTCGGCTCGTCGGCGATGCCGTTCAAGCGCAATCCGATCAACGCCGAGAAGATAGATTCGTTGGCCCGGCTGGTTGCTGCGCTGCCGCGCGTGGCATGGGATAACGCGGCTCATTCGTTGCTGGAGCGCACGCTGGACGATTCGGCCAACCGGCGCGCGATGCTGCCAGAAGCCTTCCTGGCTGTGGACGAAATGCTTGCCGTTGCCCTGCGGATCATCCGAGACCTGTGCGTGAACGAAGCGCAGATCGCATGCGCGATGCGCATCTATGGGCCGTTTGCTGCTACCGAGCGATTGCTCATGGCGGTCACCAAGGCGGGGGCGAATCGTCAGGAGATGCACGAGCGCATCCGGGAACATGCGCTTGCAGCGTGGGCCAAGGTGAGCGCGGGCGCGCCGAATCCGCTGGTCGCTTCGCTGTGCGCCGACGCCCAGATCACGCGCTACATCAGTCCCGAAGCGGCGCGCGCGCTACTCGATGCCAGCGACTACGTGGGGGACGCACCGCAGCGCGCGCGTGATCTGGCCCGGACTGCGCTCCGGCGCATCGGTGATGGCGATGCATAG